GGTCTAGAGCCTTTTAGAGAATCTGGGTGGTACCCTACTCTCTTTGTGCTTCttattccctttctccttcctctcctttacTCTTTTTTGATCCACTTACTCATTTAGAAAACACGAGCTGAGCATTTATGCTGTGCCAGGTACACTTGAAGAAACTCACAGCTGAGGTGGCTGCTGGTCAGGGGCTGCCTGGTACTGTGTTCACCACCCATCATAGCCAGGCTGCCCACCAGACCCGCCACCATTCTTTCTTTTGGCTTCTACAGGTTTTTAAGTTTGACACCATCTCCGAGAAAACATCTGATCAGGTCCACTTTTTCTTTGCCAAACTGAACTGCCGACTCTATCGAAAAGCCAACAAATCCTCCCAATTGGTGTCAGCCAACCGCCTTTTTGGAGACAAGTCCCTTACCTTCAATGAGACCTACCAAGACATCAGTGAGGTGGTATATGGAGCCAAGCTCCAGCCCCTGGACTTCAAGGTGAGTTGCACATGTCATCCCTGACCTCAGAGTTCTTCCTCTCCACACAGAGATTGAAGGGATGGAGAAGCCGGATCCAAATTAACACTTCTACGCTAGTTGAAGGCAGATGGGGGTGTTACTATAAGTCAGAATCTCTGGAATACATATTTTTGCTTGAAAACTGAGAAGTCAGTGGTATCTATGGATTGTAGAGGTTGCTCTGGAAAAGTTGTATAAAAATCCTGCAACAAAGAAATCTACTGACTTTATTCAATCAGCATTTCTCAAACTTCTTTGACCACATGGGCAGCCCTCCTGCCCTGCAACCCCTGTATCACTCATTAGCTTCCCACAGAACATATCTTATGAGCACTCATTAAAGTTCAAGTTTCCAAAATTAGAGAAggtaatatttgttttgttttccttttcccagacttcttcctttctgtttctttattctttccttttcctctttctcttcttcctctttcttcttttaatacTTATTAACTATATGGTAGATTCATGACACTATACTAGATATGTGAGGTTTCCCCAGTCTGGGTTAGAGTGATGCCTTAACCAAATGGTGGGAAAACACAGAGGgatgatgaataaaataaaatgttgtacGGGGAAACGGATAAGCCAATGGAATAGCACAATTGGGTAGATTTGTTTCCTGTTCTCCACAGAAAAATGCAGAGCAATCCAGGATGACCATCAACCAGTGGGTATCCAATAAGACCGAAGGGCGTATCACTGACGTCATTCCCCCAGAAGCCATCGATGAGCTCACTGTCCTGGTGCTGGTCAATACTATTTATTTCAAGGTACTCAAAATGGCCCTTGGGAGACCTCAGGGACAACTTCTTTCCTTCCAGCTCACCCTCTTTCATACCATTGGGTATATGTAGGTAGATCTTTTTGAgaaatggtacatgcatgatcTGGGCAGAAAGACAAATCTGCTGAATCTAGAACCATGTCTAGGGCTATGGCTGCTGGACTGAGGTCCAAAGGGGCCTGGTAGTGTCTCTGGGCCTAAGAGTGGTAATAAATTCTCATATACACGCAGCAATTTCTGCTGTCCAATTAACTCCATTTTGAAATCTGGAACAAAATGACAGTCTATTGACAACCCTCAGTGATGAGATTTTCTCCATTATCTGGAGTAGCTTACCATGACTCAAAATTCCTCTTGCTTGAAGCTTCTGAACCTCCTGGTGCCACACTGACCTTAAACTTTGCAGAGGCCTTGTGATATGATCGTGAAAATGGCCTCGTCTTTCTCAGAGTCAAGAGTTCTAAAGAGGGTTGTAGATTGACTACGTTTAGGAAGGAGGATGAGGGGGAGGGTACTGGGAATAAATAGACTCAGGAAGGCCGCCAGCTTAATGCAGGTTGAATTGTGACACATTTATCTTCCTGGGTCATGTTCCATGTGCGTTCTTCTCCCCTGCAGGGGCCAAGGGGTTAGCCAGTTACTGCTGTTCCAATCACTGTTGCTTGTGTGTATTGTCGCCCTTTGCAGTTTATGGAACACTTGGCCATTTATCCGTCCTCCTGATCCTTATAACCTTACAAACAAGTACTTGGGCTGCTCAGACAGATTACTTAGTTTAATTCTGACTCTTCCATTTCTGACTGTACAAACTTGAGTGAGTTACTTGAGATCTATGGCCCTATTTCTGCTTCTGCAAAATGGTAATAATGATACACCTATCTCAGAGGGTTTCTGAGGGGATTGAGTAagttaatgcatgtaaagtgcttggAGCAGTGCCTGATACACAATTTTCGCAATAACCAGctcctaattttacagatgaaggtcCACCATTCAAAGAGCTAAGTAACTTTCCACCAAATCAAAGAGCCAGAAGATGACAAGGAATTGTAGTTATAATTCAAAGATGTCAAAGGAGTGTCTTGTATCCCCTCCCTCTTTGAACAGGAAGTTAGCCAGGACTCACCCTCTACGTGGCAGGACTCCCAGACAACCCCTGGGGTTGCTACCTGTGTCTGGATTTATTCATCAGGGACAGAGCCCCGCATTTTGGAGGACGGGCTTTGAGAAAGAAGCCAGTGGGAGGCAGGAAGCAGAAGGCAAATAGTCAAATTCCAAAAGAggcttgtttttagtttttatcttTCTTGTTATAAAAGCAAGTAGTCACTGCTGAAAATCCGGGAAATACAGAGAAGTTCAGAGAAAAAAAGCCACTCACGGTTCTGTCACTCCGACACCGTCATTGTTAACCTTTTCATGCATATGCCTCTAGTCTTTGTTCCTAACAATTATACTCacatattaatttaataaaataatgtgaATACTTCCCATGTCAACATTCTCCTATGAATGTTTTTTGCCTTCTTGCTTTGTGATCCTCTCACCTGGCGTCTTCTTCCAGGGCCTGTGGAAGTCGAAGTTCAGCCCTGAGAACACGAGGAAGGAACTTTTCTACAAGGCCGATGGGGAGTCATGTTCAGCATCCATGATGTACCAGGAAAGCAAGTTCCGCTATCGGCGTGTGGCAGGAGGTACCCAGGTGCTCGAGTTGCCCTTCAAGGGTGACGACATCACCATGGTGCTCATCCTCCCCTCGCCTGAGAAGAGCCTGGCCAAGGTGGAGCAGGAACTTACCCCAGAGGTGCTGCAGGAGTGGCTGGATGAGCTGGCAGAGATACTGCTGGTGGTCCACATGCCCCGCTTCCGTATCGAGGACAGCTTCAGCGTGAAGGAGCGGCTGCAAGACATGGGCCTTGAGGACCTGTTCAGCCCTGAGAAGTCCAGGCTCCCGGGTGGGTGCAGGAAGGACTTTCCTCCCCTCCTTGCCCCCAGAGTGGTCTGACCAAAGGCAGAAGAGATGGGGAAAGAGTGGAAGAGAGCTAGTCAGGACACCTGGATTCTAACACCCAGTTCTACTGCTAATTTGGGGAAATCTCTTTCCTCTCaaggtctcagttttctcttctggaaaAGGGGCACTTGGCTGTTGGATCTCTGCAGGCCCAGCTGGTACTGGAACTCATTGAGTCCAAAACTGATAGAGGGGATGGGACCAGATAGAGAAGAACTTGAAAAGGCATCAAAAAACTCAgcagggaggttatagctcagtggtagagggtgtgtctatcatgcctgaggtcctgggttcaatccccaggacctccattaaaataattatataaataaataagtaaatgaaacctaattgcctcccctcaccaaaaaaaaaaaaaaaaaaaaaaaactcagagcaaAGAGAAGATGTGACTAAGAGCTGGGGACACCTGTGTCTCACAAAATAGGCATAGCTAACACTTCATGGCTCTTCACCTGATATTCCAAAGGGCTtatgtgttttcctaggtcaCTAAACAGACACAGCCAACCCCTTCCAAGTTGTGATATGTCAGTAATGGTGTTAAGTTGGTTGGGTTCCTCCAACCCAGcatcctttaaaaatatgcattaaaatatctttttttaaaaagaagtttatatccccagtacctcctctaaaataataataataataaataaatctaattatctcccccacccaaaaaaggaaaaaaaagatatttacagGGTTACTGAATTTACCTTTAATGATCTGTCGTTCAACCAGGTCTGAAAACCACTCCCTCTCCTAAAATTGCTGCCAGACTGGAAGGAAAGACAATCCTATAGACGGAGTGAATTTTCTTTAAGAACAGAGTCCctgcaattaaaaacaaaacacaaaaaacacagagtccccacctccctccctccactctccCAAGAGCTGAAGCCGGAGATTGAATTCAGAGGAGCCAGGCTGAATAAGCCCAAAATACTTCATTGTTTTTTACATGCATTTATTTTGAGGGTATCATTCGATGAGGGGCCAggatttctgtttttcaaaaaagcCCCTAAGAATCTCTTAATTTAAACTGAATTCCTTCCTATGGGTTGAAGCCAGCCTTTTCCCAGTTTCACAGAGCCTCCTCTGGTCTTCCTTCTAGGTATTGTTGCGGAAGGCCAGAGTGACCTCTATGTCTCAGACGCATTCCATAAGGCATTTCTTGAGGTAAGTACACCTCTTTTCGCTCTCTTCTTATGCTGCTTTTTTATTTCCAAGCTGCTTTCCTATTCAACACATCCGTGTCTCATGTGATTAGTAACTTGGGCGTTCTTGCTCCATGGGCTCTTACGGTATATAGGTAGCAGGTGTGTGAACGGTAGGAGACAAGTGTGGAAAAAGGCATGTTTTCAGTGTCCCACAAACCCTAAACCTGTAGCACCCTCCTCCATGAGGCCTGCAACAGTATGGCCCTGCCTGGAAGCCCTCATGGTCTGGTTGTTCCACCCTGCACCCCACTACCTCTCCTGAAGCAGGTTGAGCAGGAACACAGACATTAAGGGTTAGCTGACACAGGAAAAGCAGCCAGCAAAGGAACTCAGAGGAGAAGAACCAGGAGGGGACGAGTTCATAGAAATCCAAgttttaagaaaatggaaagcatCTAGTAAGAAGATTGAAAAGTGACCATAGGTGACTTTTCTCTGAGGAATTTGAAACAGAATAGTGGGGGCACATGCCTAATTGTAGTGGTTGAAGAGCCAATGGAAGGTAAGAAAGGAGAGCTGATGAGTGTCAATCATGTCCTAAGTGTGTTCCAGAAAACTAGGGCTCTAGACTACGTTATAGATAACAAAAAATTTGGTGATCAAATAAATGTATATCCTCTTCTCGGGAAATTAACAAAAAGCAATGCACATTGGCTGGTTGAAGTCCGAGATGTTCCACAGTGATGAAAATGGTTCAGTATTGCTTATCCTACTATTGCCCCAACTAAGATGCCCGTGGAAACAATTACTAGAGTAATAACTGCGTAAAGCCTGCAGAACTTCTGGCTCTCAAGCAAGTACTGAACCATGAATCAATAGTATTAGCTCTCTGGGGAGCTTGACTCAggatggggcctgagaatctATGTATTTACCAAGCTCCTCTAGGGATTTTGACGTACGACCAGGTTTGGGAACCACTTATACAGACTGTTCTTTGGGGGAACCAGGCAGTAAGGGAAATGTGATGTGCCAAACTTAGTGAAGGTCACAGGATTGAGGATATCGCAAAGAAAGAAGATTGTGGTCAAAGAAAGGTTTCAGAGCATGGTGCTAGTAAATAGAGTTGCAGAGTCCAAGCTCAGGGAGAAATATATAATAAGGAGGAAAGTGGAGGGATTAAGGAACAGGAGGAAGTCAGAGTAATTGTAATGAGAGTGAGGAAATGTCATAGCTTGAAAAAACAGAAGGTTATAGTCTGAGAGAAGGATAACATAATTATAATTCCAAAGATAAAGATGTTCCGAGGGGTGGCAAGCTCAGGGTCTAGATGGGACTGGATTGCTTAAGTGAAGGTAATGCTCACTGGATTTgatgagaagaaagaaatgggAGGTTAGAGTACTGAATGGGTTTCCTACCAAGATATTTTAATTGTCTAGGTCAAATGACCGTAGGATTTAGGGTTGACAGAAAAGACATGGGCTAGGCAACAAAATCCTCAATGTGGGGATGTCAACCTTCGGACAGTAGAAGTCAGCAGCCTGGAGGACAACAGCAAGAGTAGAGGATGTACCTTCAAGATACCGAGGTCAGAACACAGGATTTTACATGAGTACTGGATTAATGGTTTTGGAAGTCAACACAACACCACTGATACCCTCTTCCATATGGATTATGGAAGAAAGAACACTTAAAAAGATTGCAAGGGAAAATGAGTCCTGAGTTTTAACCATGTTCGAAAATTTTCTAAGGACCCCAAATGGAAGTAGTCAACTCAGACCTCCTTGAGGGCCTTGAGTTACTATTAAGAAGGAGCAGAGGTCTAGATTCATCTTGGAACTTGAGCCCACTAAACAATGATATAGGTTCCTCCATGGGTCTTGGGAACCCAAGACACAGTACCCCAACTGACTGTACCTGAGAAGCCATTGAAAATCAGAATCTGATTTGAATACAGGGATTCTGGTCTTGCAAAAGCTCCAGTCTGCTTATAGATTCAGTGCTGGAATGATCATGATGGAATGAAGGGAGAGGTggtgaggagggtgggagggagacagCATTGTCAACCAGCTCCTCAAAGCGCAGGGGTCTGAAGTGCTTTCATTAGAGGTGGGGACAGAGTTTTGGTGATAGTCTGGATCCCCAAACAAAATTTTCTAAAGGTCTGTCCCTCCAGACCTGTCTGTGGTGGTTCAGCAAACTCAAAAACCATCATTTCAGTCCGTGACTCCAAGAAACACGCATCACATCCAGCCAGAGGCCCTTCCTGTTCTCATAGGCCCTGGCTCAACTATAGTGCTCCGATTGTGAGTCAAAACCTCTTTTAGCATCTAGGACAATACCGTGTACAATCGTGCCGGCCAGAAATGCGACCGCCTTGTTTACATCCAGATTTCTGGTTCGGAGATTATCTGAATGGACCCTAGCACTTACCATCCAGCACAAGGCTCGGATGGATACAAGTGCTCACATCAATATCCAATGGATGAAAGAAAGACTAAAAGTAGGGTTCTGGGGGGAACGCGACCTGATCCAGGTGTACTGCACACTGGAAAACAAGTggcattttgaggaactgctgtgTCTGTGGGTGTAGACACCTGCCTGTAATGAACTGCAGAGTAGCTAATGTAGCAGTTTGTTTCCTGTTTTCCCCGCAGGTAAATGAGGAAGGCAGTGAAGCAGCAGCAAGCACCGTCGTTGGGATCGCTGGCCGTTCGCTGAACCCCAACAGAGTGACCTTCAAGGCCAACAGGCCCTTCCTGGTTCTTATAAGGGAAGTTGCTCTGAACACGATTATCTTCATGGGCAGAGTAGCCAACCCTTGTGTTAACTGAAGTGTTACTCTTTGCACTTCTTTCTATTTTGGTTTATgaacagaagtaaaaataaatacacctactCCCATATCTCACAATTATGAATGGACTTTGCCCCCTGACGTGAAgacaaggaaaggagaaagggagagagagatgctGCTGGGCATTTGGTAAAATGATGTTTCCAGTTGTTCTCTGCCAGCGAACACACCCGGGTCAGGAAACTGAAGGGGGAGCTAGGTCACTGCTACACCAGGGAAGACGGGAGGCATCTGAAAGGGCACGGGGAGCTTGAAATCTAGGTAATCCCCTCAtgctaaaaaaaccccaaaattttaaaatgcattaactCCTATATACAGAAAAGACAGAGATTCAAATCTGAATATTAAACCGTTTAATTCTCAAACCACTCACATGCATAATGTTCTTTTACACAGTgttaaaataaagaggaaaatgtatttttatacaaaCAGAATTTCAAGTATACATTAATAGACTTTTCAGATTACTAACCAAGTTGCTAAGATTTCATTCACATTGTTCTTAAAGCTGTTCAATGAGAAAGCTTTTGCTAAACTGctttaaatatgtttatataagCCCATATCTTCACTCTTTCTCTggatctccccccaccccgccaaccCCAGTCTCTGcccaccctcctgccctcccccctcccccgacaCAACAGGGCTCCTGGGGTCCTAGGAGACATGCAACCCCACCAAGAACTATTGGCTTGTCATCAGGGGAAGGGCAGAATCTACAGGAGGAGAGACTGAGGACACCTGTTAAATTAAGGGGGAGAACGAATCTGATACTTAGAAACGACACAAATCAGGACCGTGTCTTACAGCCTGTATGTATTCACTTgattttacattaaaaacaagTCTCAGCCTCCCAGGAGTTTCTGATTAATCTGGTAGCTGAGAAAATAACTTAGTATTGGGTACTTTCCCCAGTGAAACTTCTAAAATCAGGGTAGGTATTCTGAAATTTTTCACTTggttgtttctttttccctttggcagggggtgggggcagcttaAAAACGGCTGATTTGTGTGTTTACAGTAGGGAATTTGGTGAATTTCACAGGGCCTGCCAAGAGTTCTCCCCCTTCGGCTCTCCTCCTGAAGTAATCTGGCTTCAGGGCCAGGAACTGCCACTCTCCTTAGGAATTAAAGTGCATTTTTTCAGTAaaagtggggtgaggggaggtgcAGTTTACACTTACGTGATAATGATTAAAAGAGGGTGGGGTGAGAGAAAATCCTATTCCTATAGATAGATATTTATAATTACAGTCATAATAAAAACAGATATTCTCTAAGGAAACAAGATGCACAAAGCCAGCCCAAGCGCCCTCAGAGGTGCGAGAGTGCTGGGCGGGCTCACTGACGACACTTCTGAGGCATCTTCATTAATGGAGTAATCACTTCAGATGAAAGACACAAACCTCAAATGTTAGTTTTTTCAAAGGGAAAAACCAGACTGGTAAGTTCTTACAGTTAAAAAACTCTCTCGTTCCCTTTCAGGgatgataacattttagaaattgaTTGTCTGTTGTAATATGAATCCTTGATTAgcaaattgtgaaaaaaaatgttAGGTAAGTTTGTTGCTTACAAATGTGATGGTAGCCTTTAAAAATTCCGGAAGAGGAGGCATAGCTGGTCCTTGCTGTCAGTATCAGCCGAGGGGAAGTAAAACTTTCCTGTCATCTCTTTATTTGATAGCTACCACCAGAATCTTTCtgactgttttcctttaaatGCTTTACTATTTCTTGGGGGGACAAAcccaagaattttccaaagagaAGTAAATGCTACATTATCAGCTGTATGAAGTGATGAGACAGGGGAAATTGTCCTGGCCTCTGAGTCCAGTGTGATCTGCTTTTCACAGTGACCAGTGGGAAGGCACAGTGCCAGGGACAGGTAGATGGGAGACAACTGTCGCCCACCATATAAGCACCATAGAGAACAGCTGGACAGATTCCTTTCAGACTGTGTCCATTTGCAGGAAACCACATTTCAGCTACATTGACTTTTCTAGCTTGGAACCCTCCATCTTGACTGTTCCTCTCAGACGCAGAACACAAACGGGTCCCACCTGAAACTATGAGAAGCCAGGAAATCTAAGTGCTCTGTACATGTACTTCTCCCTTTACTCACTCACACTGACATGCCAAAAATTGAGAGTTCTGATTCTAAGATTTCTTAAAGGAGAAGCCAATGGTTCCTGACTGACCTGGCAGATCTATTCAAGTTCTGCCTTtagatcacacacacaaaaaaaaaaaaaaaaaaaaagcaacaggcTAAAACTGTGAACACAGACCATAGAGGATGAAAAGTTAACGGACTGAAACACTTCTTTTGCCTACAGTATGGGAATGTTTTTCTCTTACGGTGAGCAGGGGGATGGGCAGTGTGGTGAACCTGCAGTCAGGCTAGCTGTCGTTTAGCTCTTTCAGAAAGGATTTCTTAGAAGTTTCAGAGGAATTAGCAAGCCAATTAGGGCAAAAGAACTTGGCTGAACGTCACAGTCCTGACAGAATTCCTCACAGGGAATTGTTTCATTCCTTGCACAAAATAAAGCacaagtttatatatttattttttaccattacttccccatcctcctcctctaCTCTCCCTCCCAAAATCTTAAAATCCAGTGCAGTACGATTTGCATAAAGTTCAACAATGTTTCACAGTACTCCACAATGTTTTTCACTATGAAAACCCTAATGGACTACTCTCTGGGTGCATTTAAGTCCCAAAGGCTATTGCTGGTCTATTCCACCTAACAGCAGAAAGCCTTCAGAAGCTGTCTAAGGCATAGGAGGCATTTTCTCTGACATTGCAGCAGATACATGCTAAGAAAATAGCCAGACCttaatgttattttaatgaaACTTAATAGCCTGATGCTAATTCAGTCCTCTGCACTAACCATCTTTCCTTCCACCCACTTTTTCTTCTTGAACACATCAcctatttgaaattttaaattatcaatCATTTGTAGGCAATGTATGATTGAAAATTTCTACAGTGCCCAGAATTCTCTCAGAAGAGAGACTGCTATGTCTGAACTTGCTCTTAAACACAGATTTCTCTCATAAACTAGAAATCACTTGGTAGCTAGTTTGAACAGTGGTTCTCACTTTTTTAGGGATAATCAAACAATTCTCCCCTCC
The sequence above is a segment of the Vicugna pacos chromosome 21, VicPac4, whole genome shotgun sequence genome. Coding sequences within it:
- the SERPINC1 gene encoding antithrombin-III isoform X2 — encoded protein: MCIYRSPEKKAAEGEGSQQKIPEATNRRVWELSRANSHFAATFYQHLADSKNDNDNIFLSPLSISTAFAMTKLGACDNTLKQLMEVFKFDTISEKTSDQVHFFFAKLNCRLYRKANKSSQLVSANRLFGDKSLTFNETYQDISEVVYGAKLQPLDFKKNAEQSRMTINQWVSNKTEGRITDVIPPEAIDELTVLVLVNTIYFKGLWKSKFSPENTRKELFYKADGESCSASMMYQESKFRYRRVAGGTQVLELPFKGDDITMVLILPSPEKSLAKVEQELTPEVLQEWLDELAEILLVVHMPRFRIEDSFSVKERLQDMGLEDLFSPEKSRLPGLKTTPSPKIAARLEGKTIL
- the SERPINC1 gene encoding antithrombin-III isoform X1 → MCIYRSPEKKAAEGEGSQQKIPEATNRRVWELSRANSHFAATFYQHLADSKNDNDNIFLSPLSISTAFAMTKLGACDNTLKQLMEVFKFDTISEKTSDQVHFFFAKLNCRLYRKANKSSQLVSANRLFGDKSLTFNETYQDISEVVYGAKLQPLDFKKNAEQSRMTINQWVSNKTEGRITDVIPPEAIDELTVLVLVNTIYFKGLWKSKFSPENTRKELFYKADGESCSASMMYQESKFRYRRVAGGTQVLELPFKGDDITMVLILPSPEKSLAKVEQELTPEVLQEWLDELAEILLVVHMPRFRIEDSFSVKERLQDMGLEDLFSPEKSRLPGIVAEGQSDLYVSDAFHKAFLEVNEEGSEAAASTVVGIAGRSLNPNRVTFKANRPFLVLIREVALNTIIFMGRVANPCVN